A single region of the Agromyces sp. Leaf222 genome encodes:
- a CDS encoding TetR/AcrR family transcriptional regulator C-terminal domain-containing protein, whose translation MTEPKPDPELPRGVALAWGVAAHPQRGPKRELSIERIVEVAIEIADAEGLGAVSMSRVASTLGFTTMSLYRYVTSKDDLILLMQEAASELPVPDAAIEHGWREGVTSWVLGIRAGYQAHPWLVDIPISGAPLTPNSLMIVDWFLREVRTLPLDDGEKMATLLLCTSYARATSAQDRDIARAVEAGAIAAATAEQSLSALMELVTPERFPDLSPLFRAGSYAEPSGADAVAPDTATDFVFGLERILDGIETYVARHATGAPGAGGSAERAADLAGDDVASILALEPPRDKDVREAAKARREAEKAVREAEKALREAQKRERDAVKRARERSEREQDRESREREREQREQERLQRG comes from the coding sequence GCCGAAACCCGACCCGGAACTCCCCCGCGGCGTCGCACTCGCCTGGGGCGTCGCCGCGCACCCGCAACGCGGGCCGAAGCGCGAGCTCTCGATCGAGCGCATCGTCGAGGTCGCCATCGAGATCGCGGATGCCGAGGGCCTCGGCGCCGTCTCGATGAGCCGCGTCGCCTCGACGCTGGGGTTCACGACGATGTCGCTCTACCGCTACGTCACGAGCAAGGACGACCTGATCCTGCTCATGCAGGAGGCCGCGAGCGAGCTGCCCGTGCCCGACGCGGCGATCGAGCATGGATGGCGCGAGGGCGTGACCTCATGGGTGCTCGGCATCCGCGCGGGGTACCAGGCGCACCCGTGGCTCGTCGACATCCCCATCTCGGGCGCCCCGCTCACGCCGAACTCGCTCATGATCGTCGACTGGTTCCTGCGCGAGGTGCGCACGCTCCCCCTCGACGACGGCGAGAAGATGGCGACCCTGCTGCTCTGCACGAGCTATGCGCGCGCCACCAGCGCCCAGGATCGCGACATCGCCCGCGCGGTCGAGGCCGGTGCGATCGCCGCGGCCACCGCCGAGCAGTCGCTCAGCGCGCTCATGGAGCTCGTGACGCCCGAGCGCTTCCCCGACCTCAGCCCGCTGTTCCGCGCGGGCTCGTACGCGGAGCCGAGCGGTGCCGACGCCGTCGCGCCCGACACCGCGACCGACTTCGTCTTCGGCCTCGAGCGGATCCTCGACGGCATCGAGACCTACGTGGCGCGGCACGCGACGGGTGCACCGGGCGCCGGCGGCTCGGCCGAGCGCGCGGCCGACCTCGCGGGCGACGACGTCGCGTCGATCCTCGCCCTCGAGCCCCCGCGCGACAAGGACGTGCGCGAGGCGGCCAAGGCCCGCCGCGAGGCCGAGAAGGCCGTGCGCGAAGCCGAGAAGGCGCTCCGCGAGGCGCAGAAGCGCGAACGCGACGCGGTCAAGCGCGCCCGCGAACGCAGCGAACGCGAGCAGGACCGCGAGTCGCGCGAGCGCGAACGCGAGCAGCGCGAGCAGGAGCGCCTGCAGCGGGGCTGA
- the prmC gene encoding peptide chain release factor N(5)-glutamine methyltransferase, which produces MDARMPRPADDRSVRAVREAIVSRLTASGVPDAEVDAELLMGHVLGLSRGGVQARLILGGELGEADAAALEGVVARRAAREPLQHITGRAPFRSLDLLVGPGVLVPRPETETVAQLAIDALRAVPAASPIAVDLGTGSGALALALATEVPHAEVHAVELSPEAAVWARRNIDEVGAEVDLVVGDLADALPELDGRVSVVVSNPPYVPAAELPRDVEVLVHDPDVALYGGVDGLDVIRALSVRAFALLHPGGTLVFEHFETQSAAIADLLRADGWRAISHHRDLTGRDRATTATR; this is translated from the coding sequence ATGGATGCACGGATGCCGCGGCCCGCCGACGATCGTTCGGTGAGGGCGGTGCGCGAGGCGATCGTCTCGCGGTTGACCGCCTCCGGCGTGCCCGATGCCGAGGTCGACGCCGAGCTGCTGATGGGCCACGTGCTCGGGCTGTCGCGCGGCGGCGTGCAGGCGAGGCTCATCCTCGGCGGCGAACTCGGCGAAGCGGATGCCGCGGCGCTCGAGGGCGTCGTCGCGCGCCGCGCCGCGCGCGAGCCGTTGCAGCACATCACGGGCCGGGCGCCGTTCCGCAGCCTCGACCTGCTCGTGGGCCCCGGCGTGCTGGTGCCGCGACCCGAGACCGAGACGGTCGCCCAGCTCGCGATCGACGCCCTGCGTGCGGTGCCGGCCGCGTCGCCGATCGCGGTGGATCTCGGCACGGGCAGCGGCGCGCTCGCATTGGCGCTCGCGACAGAGGTGCCGCACGCCGAGGTGCACGCCGTCGAGCTCTCGCCGGAGGCCGCCGTCTGGGCCCGGCGCAACATCGACGAGGTGGGGGCCGAGGTCGACCTCGTCGTCGGCGACCTCGCCGACGCGCTGCCCGAGCTCGACGGCCGGGTCTCGGTCGTCGTGTCGAATCCGCCCTACGTGCCCGCGGCCGAGTTGCCGCGCGACGTCGAGGTGCTCGTGCACGATCCGGATGTCGCGCTCTACGGCGGCGTCGACGGGCTCGACGTGATCCGGGCGCTCTCGGTGCGCGCGTTCGCGCTGCTGCACCCCGGCGGCACGCTCGTGTTCGAGCACTTCGAGACGCAGTCGGCGGCGATCGCGGATCTGCTGCGGGCCGACGGCTGGCGGGCGATCTCGCACCACCGCGATCTCACCGGGCGCGATCGGGCGACGACCGCGACGCGCTGA
- the cysK gene encoding cysteine synthase A yields MAQIFDNITEAFGRTPLVRLNRVTEGAGATVLGKLEFYNPSASVKDRLGIAIVDAAEASGELAPGGTIVEGTSGNTGIALAMVGAARGYKVILAMPETMSKERKSLLKAYGAELVLTPGSEGMKGAVARAEQIVAETPGAVLAKQFANQANVEVHRRTTAEEIWADTDGGVDIFISGIGTGGTISGVGQVLKERKPEVQIIGVEPAESPILNGGAPGPHKIQGIGANFVPDILDREVYDEIFDVNIDQAVATARRLGTEEGVLGGISSGATVYAAIEVAKRPENAGKTIVVILASYGERYLSTVLYEGLLD; encoded by the coding sequence ATGGCCCAGATCTTCGACAACATCACCGAGGCCTTCGGTCGCACGCCGCTCGTGCGCCTGAACCGCGTCACCGAGGGTGCGGGCGCCACCGTGCTCGGCAAGCTCGAGTTCTACAACCCGTCCGCGAGCGTCAAGGACCGCCTCGGCATCGCCATCGTCGACGCCGCAGAGGCCTCCGGCGAGCTCGCCCCCGGCGGCACCATCGTCGAGGGCACCAGCGGCAACACCGGCATCGCCCTCGCCATGGTCGGCGCGGCACGCGGTTACAAGGTCATCCTCGCGATGCCCGAGACCATGTCGAAGGAGCGCAAGTCGCTGCTCAAGGCCTACGGCGCCGAGCTCGTGCTCACGCCCGGCTCCGAGGGAATGAAGGGCGCCGTCGCACGCGCCGAGCAGATCGTCGCCGAGACCCCCGGCGCCGTGCTCGCCAAGCAGTTCGCCAACCAGGCCAACGTCGAGGTCCACCGCCGCACCACGGCCGAGGAGATCTGGGCCGACACCGACGGCGGCGTCGACATCTTCATCTCCGGCATCGGCACGGGCGGCACCATCTCGGGCGTCGGCCAGGTCCTCAAGGAGCGCAAGCCCGAGGTGCAGATCATCGGCGTCGAGCCCGCGGAATCCCCCATCCTCAACGGCGGCGCACCCGGCCCCCACAAGATCCAGGGCATCGGCGCGAACTTCGTGCCCGACATCCTCGACCGCGAGGTCTACGACGAGATCTTCGACGTCAACATCGACCAGGCCGTCGCCACCGCCCGCCGCCTCGGCACCGAAGAGGGCGTCCTCGGCGGCATCTCGTCGGGTGCAACGGTCTACGCCGCGATCGAGGTCGCCAAGCGCCCCGAGAACGCCGGCAAGACCATCGTCGTGATCCTCGCGAGCTACGGTGAGCGCTACCTGTCCACGGTGCTGTACGAAGGTCTGCTTGACTGA
- the epsC gene encoding serine O-acetyltransferase EpsC: MSFFSRLKEDLATARAHDPAARSDLEVFFVYSGLHAVWASRLTHRLWVSGLRFPARVISQLARFLTGIEIHPGATIGRRFFIDHGMGVVIGETAIIGDDCMLYHGVTLGGKAPRHTPPGTKRHPTLGDGVTIGAGAKVLGDITIGEWSAVGANAVVTRSAPPHSLLVGVPATPRPLTAAAADSSRGVHDWHI, encoded by the coding sequence GTGAGCTTCTTCTCCCGACTGAAGGAAGACCTCGCGACCGCTCGTGCGCACGACCCAGCCGCACGCAGCGATCTCGAGGTCTTCTTCGTGTACTCGGGCCTGCACGCGGTGTGGGCCTCCCGTCTGACCCACCGGCTGTGGGTCTCCGGCCTCCGCTTCCCGGCGCGGGTGATCTCGCAGCTCGCCCGGTTCCTGACCGGCATCGAGATCCACCCCGGCGCGACCATCGGCCGCCGGTTCTTCATCGACCACGGAATGGGCGTCGTCATCGGCGAGACCGCGATCATCGGCGACGACTGCATGCTCTACCACGGGGTCACGCTCGGCGGGAAGGCGCCGCGGCACACGCCGCCCGGCACGAAGCGGCATCCGACCCTCGGCGACGGCGTCACCATCGGCGCGGGCGCGAAGGTGCTCGGCGACATCACCATCGGCGAGTGGAGCGCCGTCGGCGCCAACGCCGTCGTCACGCGCAGTGCTCCCCCGCACTCGCTGCTCGTCGGCGTGCCGGCGACCCCCCGCCCGCTGACCGCCGCCGCGGCCGACTCGTCGCGCGGCGTGCACGACTGGCACATCTAG
- the prfA gene encoding peptide chain release factor 1, whose amino-acid sequence MFESVKSLLVEHGELQEALADPALHADAARAKKVNRRYAELSRIVAANTAWHQAQEDLAAARELAKEDDAFAEEVPSLEEGLAQAQERLRRLLIPRDPDDGRDVIMEIKGGEGGAESALFAGDLLRMYMQYAQSKGWKVELLDQNESDLGGYKDVQVAIKSNATDPSQGVWAHLKYEGGVHRVQRVPVTETQGRIHTSTTGVLVFPEVDEPEEVEINQNDLKIDVYRSSGPGGQSVNTTDSAVRITHLPTGIVVSMQNEKSQLQNREAAMRVLRARILARQQEELDAAASDARKSQIRSMDRSERIRTYNFPENRIADHRTGYKAYNLDQVMNGALEPIIESAIQADEEAQLSGLAEV is encoded by the coding sequence GTGTTCGAATCCGTCAAGAGCCTGCTCGTCGAGCACGGCGAGCTCCAGGAGGCGCTCGCCGACCCGGCGCTGCATGCCGACGCCGCGCGCGCGAAGAAGGTGAACCGGCGCTACGCCGAGCTCAGCCGCATCGTCGCCGCGAACACGGCATGGCATCAGGCGCAGGAGGATCTCGCGGCCGCTCGTGAGCTGGCCAAGGAGGACGACGCGTTCGCCGAGGAGGTGCCCTCCCTCGAGGAGGGTCTCGCGCAGGCTCAGGAGCGGCTTCGGCGGCTCCTGATCCCGCGCGACCCCGACGACGGCCGTGACGTCATCATGGAGATCAAGGGCGGTGAGGGTGGCGCCGAGAGCGCCCTCTTCGCCGGCGACCTGCTCCGCATGTACATGCAGTACGCGCAGTCGAAGGGGTGGAAGGTCGAGCTGCTCGACCAGAACGAGTCCGACCTCGGCGGCTACAAAGACGTGCAGGTCGCGATCAAGTCGAACGCGACCGACCCGTCGCAGGGCGTGTGGGCGCACCTGAAGTACGAGGGCGGCGTGCACCGCGTGCAGCGCGTGCCCGTCACCGAGACGCAGGGCCGCATCCACACGTCGACCACGGGCGTGCTCGTCTTCCCCGAGGTCGACGAGCCCGAAGAGGTCGAGATCAACCAGAACGACCTCAAGATCGACGTCTACCGGTCGTCGGGCCCCGGCGGGCAGTCGGTGAACACGACCGACTCGGCCGTGCGCATCACGCACCTGCCGACCGGCATCGTGGTGTCGATGCAGAACGAGAAGTCGCAACTGCAGAACCGCGAGGCCGCGATGCGCGTGCTCCGCGCCCGCATCCTCGCGCGCCAGCAGGAGGAGCTCGACGCCGCGGCATCCGATGCCCGCAAGTCGCAGATCCGCTCGATGGACCGTTCGGAGCGCATCCGCACGTACAACTTCCCCGAGAATCGCATCGCCGACCATCGCACCGGGTACAAGGCCTACAACCTCGACCAGGTCATGAACGGGGCGCTCGAGCCGATCATCGAGTCGGCCATCCAGGCCGACGAGGAGGCGCAGCTCTCCGGCCTCGCCGAGGTCTGA
- the rho gene encoding transcription termination factor Rho, with amino-acid sequence MTNATDHAELSAANRTRLSTLKVAELQELASSLGIAGASKRRKGDLVDLISAHQVGEAPEADAAEAVDAPVEAPAAEQAPAVDAAPTVAEAPAASEPVVSTEAPEAPAVFDAPAEAPAAEAEAEAPAAPARTRQARQPRRATSATTAAAQHANAGASGVDLVPAASGTDTDEAREAARAAVREELAAATGEAGRAPQAETEGEQPAEQPRQGRSRNRGRRGGERERAERTTDDGQKGAETQGRQSAKNAQDAQNGNAQGGNGGNADARKGDEQGGRQPRERQERQGGDAEPKQGENRQQGQQNRGGGDPQLPLDADGGRRNRYRDRKRRGQTGGDELEPEILDDDVLVPIAGILDVLDNYAFVRTTGYLPGPSDVYVSLGQVKKYNLRKGDAVVGSIKQPRDGESNSRQKYNALVKADSVNGQTIEESGARVEFQKLTPLYPQERLRLETEPTKLTQRIIDLVAPIGKGQRGLIVAPPKAGKTIVLQQIANAISINNPEVHLMVVLVDERPEEVTDMQRTVKGEVIASTFDRPAEDHTTVAELAIERAKRLVELGHDVVVLLDSITRLGRAYNLAAPTSGRILSGGVDASALYPPKRFFGAARNIENGGSLTILATALVETGSKMDEVIFEEFKGTGNSELRLSRQLADKRIFPAVDVNASSTRREEMLLSPDEVKITWKLRRALAGLDQQPALEAVLGRLKETQSNVEFLMLMQKSMPVGANGHGASHASEHDHR; translated from the coding sequence GTGACCAACGCAACCGACCACGCTGAACTGAGCGCGGCGAACCGCACCCGACTCTCCACGCTGAAGGTCGCAGAGCTCCAGGAGCTCGCGTCCTCGCTCGGCATCGCCGGCGCCTCCAAGCGGCGCAAGGGCGACCTCGTGGACCTGATCTCCGCCCACCAGGTGGGCGAGGCCCCCGAGGCCGACGCGGCCGAGGCCGTCGACGCTCCGGTCGAGGCTCCCGCGGCCGAGCAGGCACCGGCCGTCGACGCGGCGCCCACCGTCGCCGAGGCTCCCGCCGCATCCGAGCCCGTCGTCTCGACCGAAGCGCCCGAAGCGCCGGCCGTCTTCGACGCCCCCGCCGAAGCGCCTGCCGCCGAGGCCGAGGCCGAGGCCCCCGCCGCACCGGCGCGCACCCGTCAGGCACGTCAGCCCCGCCGCGCGACCAGCGCGACGACCGCGGCTGCCCAGCACGCGAACGCCGGCGCCTCGGGCGTCGACCTCGTGCCCGCGGCATCCGGCACCGACACCGACGAGGCCCGTGAGGCCGCTCGCGCCGCCGTGCGCGAGGAGCTCGCCGCGGCGACCGGCGAAGCCGGCCGTGCGCCCCAGGCCGAGACCGAGGGCGAGCAGCCCGCCGAGCAGCCCCGCCAGGGCCGCAGCCGCAACCGCGGCCGCCGTGGCGGAGAGCGCGAGCGCGCAGAGCGCACGACCGACGACGGCCAGAAGGGCGCAGAGACCCAGGGCCGTCAGAGCGCGAAGAACGCCCAGGACGCCCAGAACGGCAACGCGCAGGGCGGCAACGGCGGCAACGCCGATGCACGCAAGGGCGACGAGCAGGGCGGCCGTCAGCCGCGCGAGCGTCAGGAGCGCCAGGGTGGCGACGCCGAGCCCAAGCAGGGCGAGAACCGCCAGCAGGGCCAGCAGAACCGCGGCGGCGGCGACCCGCAGCTTCCGCTCGACGCCGACGGGGGCCGTCGCAACCGTTACCGCGACCGCAAGCGTCGCGGCCAGACCGGCGGCGACGAGCTCGAGCCCGAGATCCTCGACGACGACGTGCTCGTGCCGATCGCGGGCATTCTCGACGTGCTCGACAACTACGCGTTCGTCCGCACCACCGGCTACCTGCCCGGCCCGAGCGACGTCTACGTCTCGCTCGGCCAGGTGAAGAAGTACAACCTGCGCAAGGGCGACGCGGTCGTCGGCTCGATCAAGCAGCCGCGCGACGGCGAGTCGAACAGCCGCCAGAAGTACAACGCGCTGGTCAAGGCCGACTCGGTCAACGGCCAGACCATCGAGGAGTCGGGCGCACGCGTCGAGTTCCAGAAGCTGACGCCGCTCTACCCGCAGGAGCGCCTGCGCCTCGAGACCGAGCCCACCAAGCTCACCCAGCGCATCATCGACCTCGTCGCCCCCATCGGCAAGGGTCAGCGCGGCCTCATCGTCGCGCCCCCGAAGGCGGGCAAGACGATCGTGCTGCAGCAGATCGCGAACGCGATCTCGATCAACAACCCCGAGGTCCACCTCATGGTCGTGCTCGTCGACGAGCGCCCCGAAGAGGTCACCGACATGCAGCGCACCGTCAAGGGCGAGGTCATCGCCTCGACCTTCGACCGTCCGGCCGAAGACCACACGACGGTCGCCGAGCTCGCCATCGAGCGCGCCAAGCGCCTCGTCGAGCTCGGTCACGACGTCGTCGTGCTGCTCGACTCGATCACCCGCCTGGGCCGCGCCTACAACCTGGCCGCACCCACCTCGGGCCGCATCCTCTCCGGTGGTGTCGACGCCTCGGCGCTCTACCCCCCGAAGCGCTTCTTCGGCGCCGCGCGCAACATCGAGAACGGCGGATCCCTCACGATCCTCGCGACCGCGCTCGTCGAGACCGGCTCCAAGATGGACGAGGTGATCTTCGAGGAGTTCAAGGGCACCGGCAACAGCGAACTGCGCCTGAGCCGCCAGCTCGCCGACAAGCGCATCTTCCCGGCGGTCGACGTCAACGCGTCGTCGACGCGTCGTGAAGAGATGCTGCTCTCGCCCGACGAGGTCAAGATCACCTGGAAGCTGCGTCGCGCCCTGGCGGGCCTCGACCAGCAGCCGGCCCTCGAGGCGGTGCTCGGTCGCCTGAAGGAGACCCAGTCCAACGTCGAGTTCCTCATGCTCATGCAGAAGTCGATGCCGGTCGGTGCGAACGGCCACGGCGCATCGCACGCGAGCGAGCACGACCACCGCTGA
- the thrB gene encoding homoserine kinase: MSTSAPATSAGPVDLVGRRVHVKVPATSANLGPGFDTLGLALARYDELEVGVTNGPTHEIEVHGVGEGEVPLDETHLVVRAIAHTFAHAGVDMPSIRLVAHNSIPHGRGLGSSGAAIVAGVVAASGLLAGVVDLGADDLLEIATELEGHPDNVAPALFGGLTIAWVTPEGPRHKKLIVHRGVSPLVLVPEHEMSTALARSLQPESVPHEDAVFNVSRSALLIAALIQSPELLLQATEDKLHQNYRAQAMPETDRLIRVLRAAGHPAVVSGAGPSILVLASDPSARAEAVRLVEESAETAWQPLPLAVDFLGATVTPVAD; the protein is encoded by the coding sequence ATGAGCACGTCCGCGCCCGCGACGAGCGCAGGCCCGGTCGACCTCGTCGGTCGTCGCGTGCACGTCAAGGTTCCCGCGACGAGCGCGAACCTCGGGCCGGGCTTCGACACGCTCGGACTCGCGCTCGCGCGCTACGACGAGCTCGAGGTCGGGGTCACGAACGGCCCGACCCACGAGATCGAGGTGCACGGCGTCGGCGAGGGCGAGGTGCCGCTCGACGAGACGCACCTCGTCGTGCGGGCCATTGCGCACACCTTCGCGCACGCGGGCGTCGACATGCCGTCGATCCGCCTCGTCGCGCACAACAGCATCCCGCACGGCCGGGGCCTCGGCTCCTCGGGTGCGGCGATCGTCGCCGGTGTCGTCGCGGCATCCGGGCTCCTCGCCGGCGTCGTCGACCTCGGCGCCGACGACCTGCTCGAGATCGCGACCGAGCTCGAGGGCCACCCCGACAACGTGGCGCCCGCGCTCTTCGGCGGGCTCACGATCGCCTGGGTCACGCCCGAGGGTCCCCGTCACAAGAAGCTCATCGTGCACCGCGGCGTCTCGCCGCTCGTGCTCGTGCCCGAGCACGAGATGTCGACCGCCCTCGCGCGTTCGCTGCAGCCCGAGTCGGTGCCGCACGAGGACGCCGTGTTCAACGTGTCGCGTTCGGCCCTGCTCATCGCGGCGCTGATCCAGAGCCCCGAACTGCTGCTGCAGGCCACCGAAGACAAGCTGCACCAGAACTACCGGGCGCAGGCGATGCCCGAGACCGATCGACTCATCCGCGTGCTCCGCGCCGCCGGCCACCCGGCCGTCGTCTCGGGCGCCGGGCCGTCGATCCTGGTGCTCGCGAGCGACCCGAGTGCGCGCGCAGAGGCCGTGCGCCTCGTCGAGGAATCCGCCGAGACCGCGTGGCAGCCGCTGCCGCTCGCCGTCGACTTCCTCGGGGCGACCGTCACGCCAGTCGCCGACTGA